A genome region from Coffea arabica cultivar ET-39 chromosome 7e, Coffea Arabica ET-39 HiFi, whole genome shotgun sequence includes the following:
- the LOC113702376 gene encoding 7-deoxyloganetin glucosyltransferase-like produces the protein MAMEKAVKKPHAVCIPYPSQSHIGATLKLAKLLHHKGFYITFVHTEYNYKRLLKSRGPKSLDGSPDFKFETIPDGLPPAENDDVTQDVFQLFPSIAKNFYRPFVDLIRRLNNKASVDDEFPPVTCIISDAVMSTFTVEAAEELGIPDVLFWTMSALTVMCFSQFPQLRERGYTPLKDASCFTNGYMENTIDWIPGISSVRLKDIPTVIWTTDPKDEFVDYLVKLIPWTLKGAAVILNTFEPLEHGILEQFSPMMDHVYTLGPIHLLLKEVQKDDHSTEAIQSNLWKEDDSCIEWLNSKKAGSVAYVNFGSVTVMTENQLVEFAMGLANSMQYFLWIIRPDLVNGGPIDLPPEFFLASKDRGMLATWCNQELVLSHPSVGAFLTHCGWNSVLESLSAGVPMICWPFFADQQTNCLSCCSYWGVGVEIDSNVNRKEVEKVVRDLMEGEKGKEIKKKALEWKTKAEEAVKPGGSSYSNLDKIIGEVLLSPEI, from the exons ATGGCAATGGAGAAAGCAGTGAAGAAGCCTCATGCTGTTTGCATCCCATACCCATCTCAAAGTCATATTGGCGCAACGCTAAAGTTGGCCAAACTTCTCCACCATAAAGGCTTTTACATAACATTTGTTCACACAGAATATAACTACAAACGTTTGCTGAAATCAAGGGGTCCCAAGTCGCTGGATGGTTCACCAGATTTCAAGTTTGAGACCATCCCAGATGGCCTCCCACCTGCTGAAAATGATGATGTTACCCAAGATGTTTTCCAGCTTTTTCCttcaattgcaaaaaatttctACCGCCCATTTGTTGATCTGATTAGAAGGCTCAACAATAAGGCTTCGGTGGATGATGAATTTCCTCCTGTAACTTGTATAATTTCTGATGCTGTTATGTCCACATTCACAGTTGAGGCAGCTGAAGAACTAGGAATCCCAGATGTACTGTTTTGGACCATGAGTGCATTAACCGTCATGTGTTTCTCGCAATTTCCTCAACTTCGTGAACGAGGGTATACACCACTCAAAG ATGCAAGTTGCTTTACCAATGGGTACATGGAAAATACCATTGATTGGATTCCTGGAATTAGTAGTGTCCGATTAAAAGACATCCCAACCGTAATCTGGACTACTGATCCCAAGGATGAGTTTGTGGATTATTTAGTTAAGCTCATACCATGGACTTTGAAGGGTGCTGCTGTCATTCTGAACACTTTCGAGCCGCTAGAACACGGTATTTTGGAGCAATTTTCTCCCATGATGGATCATGTATACACTCTTGGACCAATTCACTTGCTTCTCAAAGAGGTGCAAAAGGATGACCATTCCACAGAAGCAATCCAATCAAATCTATGGAAAGAAGATGACAGTTGCATCGAATGGCTGAATTCCAAGAAGGCAGGCTCAGTCGCTTATGTTAACTTTGGTAGCGTTACAGTCATGACTGAAAATCAGTTGGTTGAGTTTGCAATGGGACTTGCCAATAGCATGCAGTACTTTCTTTGGATAATCAGGCCTGATCTTGTCAATGGAGGGCCAATCGATCTCCCGCCCGAATTCTTCCTTGCTTCTAAGGATAGAGGGATGTTAGCTACGTGGTGTAATCAAGAACTCGTTCTTAGTCATCCATCAGTTGGTGCATTTTTAACACACTGTGGATGGAATTCTGTTCTTGAAAGCTTGTCGGCTGGAGTACCTATGATTTGCTGGCCATTTTTTGCAGATCAACAGACTAATTGCTTGAGTTGTTGCTCTTACTGGGGTGTTGGCGTGGAGATAGATAGTAATGTGAACAGAAAAGAGGTGGAGAAGGTGGTAAGAGACTTAATGGAGGGAGAAAAGGGCAAGGAAATAAAGAAGAAGGCACTGGAGTGGAAGACCAAAGCTGAAGAAGCAGTAAAACCTGGTGGATCTTCATACTCGAATCTGGATAAGATAATTGGAGAAGTGCTTCTGTCCCctgaaatttga